CAAGTATCATCGCCTGTTCATATTCCTCAAAGGATTCAGTTGCTTTTGTCAGCCACATCTTCCGTACATACCACTTCCCGTTCTTGTGATATCTAATTACGTGTATCATAACCATCCTTCCTTAAGATTTTTCTAATAAATGTCTGACCTTTTGGAGTGACTTTAGTTGTTAATCTTAGTTTAATCTCACCATGGGCGGTATAATGTGATACAACACATTCAAAATATCCCCGATCCATGTACCTCTGGTACGGCTCATTATTGTGCATAAGGATACTTTTATATCGAAGATACTTAAAAAGTTTCATTTCCCCCATACCCTTTACCTTAAGTACCTGAGCAACCTCATACATATATACAGAGTCTTTACTTCCGGTAATTGCGTCATAGAACTCTATCTTAGGTGCTGATATTTCAAGCTCTTTCCCGGGCTTTTTATTGTTACGCTCTTCCTTAAGGGCAGTAAAGAGCCTTATGCCTAATTCTGGATCGTCTATGATTTTATCTATCATTTTATCAGTGGCATACACACAAGTATTTCTAATAGATGGCAGTACCTCCTCATATATCCATTCCTCAAAATCTATAGAACTCTCCAATCTTGTACTTGATATAAGCCGTAATAAATTACGCTCACTTATATACGTGACAAGTTGGTTATCTCCCGCTATAATGATATTTACCTTTCTTACTCCATCTTGAATGCAATGATCCCGGATAGCTTTTCCGGGGTTCTTATATCCAAGAGCATAACCGGTCTGATCTCCTCTAAAATAAATATCACCATCAACTACAATTGTATCAATGTTATACATGCCATTAGTGTATGTTTTAATATCCATAATTCCTCCTTGAATTAAAAGGGTAGGACTTTTTGTCCCACCCTTTAACACTGACTCTACTTACTACCATTTCTTTATCCATATCTTGTTTTATGGAATTCTCCTTCAACCCACTTTCAATAGCATCAATTACCCAGTCCCTGGTCACGCTTGTACCACTAGTCTGCTGGCAATCCAAGTTCGATATGAGAGTATATTGTTTTGGGTTACTCCAACACACTTTGCCAGTTCCTGGGGGGTATAGTATTTTGTGCTGTGGATGTTTCTGTTTTTCGTTTTTCTTAGCCATGATTACCCTCCAGTAGTCCTTCTGCTTTACTATTAAGTTCATCACTTGTAGTGACTTCGATAATATTTCCTTCAAGCCACTCTTCTAATACCTGTTCATCAAATCTTAACCTACCGAATACCTTCTTATGGGGTATTTGCCTTGTCATCGTTAGCTTATATAGCTTGCTAACGGAAAGTCCCAGCAATTCTGCTGCTTCCTGTGAATTCAATAATCTTCTCATATTATCTCCTGTGTTTTATGAAATCTATAATAGCAGATACTGTTCCAAGCCAATTTGAACCTATAACTTACAGTAATACAACAAGATACAACTCTAGCAAAAAGTTGGAACTAAAGATTTTATTTAGTTTTTTACTTTAATTACAAGACCTGATATAGGGATAAATTACTATATTTCTTGACATTACAATGAATAAAGAAAATCTTTAGTATATAAAAGAAAATTTTATGGAGTTCCTATGGGTAAAAATTTAATTATTCTCTCAAAGATTAATCATGAACAACAAGATTTTATATCTAAACCTCAGCTTAATGGTTGGAGCTATCAAACAGATAATTACTTCAAGCGACTTCCGGACTATTGGAAATTCAGGTCACGATATTGCCTTATAAATAATACTCCTGAAATAACTTCAAAATATGATAACATAATTGTTCTTCAGTACACTACCAATCAATCCATTCCTGGCAATTACAATAAATATCTTAGGAAAGCATATGATAAAATAAGAAATCTAGATGAAGACACATTTAATAAACGGTATGATCTGACAAATACTGAATTCCCTTTTAAATTTTTAGATCAACCTGAAGCAGAGCAATATATAGAGGAACTAAGTATTGATTTTAATAAATTTAAGTATTCTTTTCTTAGTAATATTCCTGATGATGAACTAGAAATTAGCGCAATGTTCAATGATATTTTTAATAAGTATGCCACTTTGGAGAAATCTGGAATGGTGAATGACACACATTTTATTGTGAATAAAGACTATACTAAAGTGTCCATAAGGTATAGCCTGGAGGCAGCAAAATTCGGTACAACTTTCAATTATATAAATGAATATTCCGGCAAAAACAAACTTATCGAAGATGATACTCATGCTAATTTTGCTCATTTACTTAGTTGTAAATCCGTTAACAGTATATCCAGCATTTCTTTACCTGATCTTAGGGAAAAAGCTGATAAGCTTGGCATATTTCCACCCAAAGATGTAACTTACGAGCTTAGGTATTTTATAGCAGCCATTTCTATTTATTATGGTAAAGGAATCCTTGTTACAGGGGAGACTGGAGTAGGAAAAAACTACTTCATTAATATGGTTCTGGATAGCTTGAAAGTAGTTCAAGATAAGATAATAACCATCAATGTGAGTAATGATAGTAACTTATTCGAGACAAATTTCTTTGGCCATAAAAAGGGGACATTCACAGATGCAATGTATGAAAGGGCTGGATATTTAGAAAGCTTCAGAAATGGTTTTATAATCTTAGATGAAGTAGGGGATATCCCTATTGCATCTCAACCAAAATTTCTTCAATTTCTTCAAGATGGAAAATATATAAAACTGGGTACTGATGTGCAAAGTAAATCAAATGCAAAATTTATTTTTGCTACAAACCGTGATCTTAACGAAATGGTTAAAAAGGGTTCTTTCAGGAAAGACTTGTATTATAGAATAAATCAAGAAGAAATTACACTGGAACCTTTTAGTGAATTGGCTTTGAAAACTAGAAACGCAATTATCGATAATTTAGTTGATACTATTAATAAGGAATTGGCTGATAAATCAAATAATAATAATCTAGCCGCACTTTCCCCTACACTATGGGATGATATAGAACTCTCTCCTGAAGCAAAAGAGATTATTTCGACTCTATATTGGCCAGGTAATATTCGTCAATTGAAGCAATCTTTAGAAAATATATTCATCAAGAGCTCTGCAAAAATATTAACTGGGAATGAATTAAATAAATATATTATCCTTAAGAATGAAGAATTGATTATCGATTGTCCTGAGGACAAATTACAACAAGCAAAACTTGAGTATAGGAAGAAAATGAAGGAAATCATTGAAGACGCATTGGAGAAGTATGATACAAAAAAAGAAGCTGCCGAAATGTTAGGATTTAATTCAACTCAAACAATGCTTAACAGGATCAATACACTAAATAAAACTCTTAAGTAAGTCATAATTGCGCATAATCTGGACACTTTTCTGGACAACTTGGGAAATCTAAAAACGTGTAATTTATTGTAATATATAAAGATATGGTGGACATGGCGGGCTCGAATCCCTGACTCTCCGCCATTATATAGCTTTAAGTGTTATTTAGTAACGGTTTACGTGATTAATATTTGTGTAATATTGGCCATGTGACCAAAAAGAGTACACTTTTCTGAAAAGGAGAGAAAAATGAAATTGAAAAGAGCAATTATTACTATAAGCCTCATATTGCTTATATCCCTGGCATTTAGCCAGGATAATCCTTATCCAGAAAACCAGGAAATTAAGCTACGAAACTCAATTGGAAGCACTCTATTCCTCGTGGGTAATTTCGCACCCGGAGATCCACCGAATTTTTATCAATTGAATTACGGATACCGGCTTAACCAGAAAAGCAACATAGTGGTTGAAGCAATCACATGGACTGTTTATGAACCTATAGGTACATATGAATCTTCGGATGAATTTTATCCAGGTAAGCTCAGATCATACGGTATTGGGGTTGGTTATCAGCGATTCTGGTGGAAAAACTCATATACAACGGTTCAGGCAACACCCTTTCTGCTGCAATTTATTGATCCACAAAATGAAGAGATCCAAAAGGGTTTTCAGTTGTATCTTCAACTCCGACTCGGTTACCGTTTAGAATTTTTCAAACAGAACTGGTTCTTGGAGCCTTCTATATCATTCAACTATTGGCCCATTTATACTAATTTTCCCACAGATTTTGAAGAAGTAGAAGACGGCGCACCAAATTATTTCTTATTTGAACCCGGGCTTCATTTCGGGTATCAATTCTAAATAAAACAAAAAGAAGAGGTACAATGAGTTTTTTTAAAAAGAAAATCAAACGCTTCCCTTTGGGAATTTGGATTGCATTGATCGCTTTAGTTTTAATCTTTTTCGCCTGGCTCATGCAGAGTTATTCACTATTAGATTGGGAAGGTGCAATCGAACTAGGCGTTCAGGATGAGAGCTTCAATGGGAATGCAGCTGAACACGCTTTAGCAGATGTAGAAAGAGGAATTGCGATTGCAGATATCATTTGGGTGTTACCACTTACGATTATTGCATTTATTGGTCTTTGGAAGAAAAGGTTTATTGGTTTCGCTGCTGCTTTGATGGTGTTTGCAATTTGTGTTTATTTCCCTCTGTTCTACGTTTTTCGCGATAGCATGAATCCTGAAACTAAATTAGCTGCTATTTTGCTTTGGGCAGTTCCTTCAATTTTAGCAATAATTGGTCTGTGGGCTAATAGAATGTATTTCGAAAGGAGATAGTTAATATGATCAAACCAACAATTATCACTTGGATAATTGCCATCTTTGGAGCAATCACATTTTTACCACTAATGGTTGCTCAACTGCTAATGCTGATCAAGCCACAAGATCATAAAACCAAAGATCTGTTAATCGGAAAGGGTGAAGATTGGCGTGATAGAACACACTTCAAATCTGCATTGGCTTTTGCCTGGGCTGACTGGTTAGTTATTTTACCGCTTTTGATTATTGGTCACTTTGGGGTACTTTCTGGCCAATTGTGGGGTTACACTATCTGGTTTGCTTTGGGTACGATTTCAGTTTATTTCAGTATTGTCTTTTGGGTAATGGAAAAAGAATACACCTATCCATCCTGTGGTCGGTTTGCTTATTACACTTACTTCTGGGGATTTTTTCTTTATTGGGGAATTGCTGCGATCATCCATTCAGGAATTCAAATCTTATAAAATTTTATTATAGAAATCATGACAATAAGCTCATCATTATTGAAATCCATTTTTAACTGTACATAACCAATTATAGTTATGGCCAATTATATGCAATAACCTTGGATCGAGTAATTATTACACAACTTATAGATATTTCGGAACAATCTCTATATTTATCCCCTTAACCAATAACCATACTCCGATTGTTAATTCAAAGGGGAAGTTTGGCATGAAAACAGCTATGGGTACGTCATAACCAAATAGCATGATCAAAGTTCCAAAGAATGCCAGAGGTGCTGCAATAAGCCCCCAGATTGACAGAAATTTTGGCAGATATCCTGATCTGTGGAAAAGATAATAAAAAAGTGTGGCTCCTAAACTAAAGAACAGCATGTGCATAGTATAACCAAATTCCTGGGCTTCATAACATAGATTTGCCAGAGTCTGCAAACTTGCAGGATATCCAGAGGTGACCGATTCTTTACTGAGTTGTAATAAAGCATAAACCGGAATCCTGCTGATTGCCAGAATTGCCGCTTCCACAATGTAAAGTCCCATACCGATCAGAGCAATATCTCTGTTAATGCTTTTCAAAATAGCATACATCAAAACGCCCAGCATGACGATTCCGATGGCTGTGAACATCTCCCCCGTTATGCTACCCAGTAACTGCATTTGATTTTCAGAAATATTACGCATACTTGCGAATGGGCATAGCCCTTCGCAATGTTAGCTGCCGTGCAAGAATTATTACTCCCATATCGCGATCATCCTATGTTTTCATTTTTTTGATACCAGATTGTAAATAACTGGAGTTTTATATTTCCATTTTTCCCAAAGTTCCTTGTCTTTTAGTAGACTTACCATAAAATCCGCAACATTAATTCTGCTTGTTTTGCCGGCATCAAATATTGGACTTCTTAGTGGTGAAGGATAAACTGCATATTCTGATACTTCAATTTCATTTACTAATGTATCAGGTCTTACCGCAATCCATTCAATATGTTTATTACTTATACCTACTGTGTCGATTAAATATCCTAATGCTAATTCATTGTCTCGTTGTGGTGGTAATAAGAATCTCATAATCTTCATTACAAAATTCTCATTTTGTTTAAACTTCTCATTCTGTAATTTATTGATACAAGCTGTAGTATTCATCAATACTATTTTTATGGTTTTGTTTTTGCTAATTTCATTAATATTGTTAACAATTTTTATTAAAGCATCAACTACGAGGGTATATGGTTTTCCAAATATTCCCTTAAATGAAATATTATGTCCCAGACAAGATATTACAGCATCTACTTCATATAAATATTGTTTCAACTTTTGATTATCTATTTCTAATATACTGGCTTTTAGGACCTCTATATGCTCGCTATTTTTTATAGAATCAAATTTTTCTGTATTTCTTGTTAATGCTTTAACATCAATACCTTGTCTTAATAACTGAGTAACAACATTAAAACCTGTAACTCCATTGGCACCTAATACTAAGATTTTCATATAATTTTTTTCCTTTTTATGTTTTATATCGACACTACGATTTACATATTTTCTTGCATGACGGCTAATGTATGCATGACACACCAATTTTTCCAGCTCCTAATAAGTGTTTATCAAAACTAAGTCCACAATCTTAATTAAAAGCTTCATTTGTCAATCTTAGATATATACAAAGAAGTAAAAATTGTTTCTCAAAATACCTAAACTTAATCTTTATAATCTATATTTTTTAAAACCAGAAAACTGTGTGTATTCCCGGACCTTTCAAATACGTGTCACCTATTTCATTCCAGCTGTAACCAAGGTTTAGTTCCAGCCTTTTATAGAAATACCCGAAAAATATAGCGAAGTCGTTATTATAGGCAACTTTTTCCCCTTTCTTGAAGTTATATCCAGTGAGTTTATATTCTAAATCCAGATGTAAGGGTTTACTAAATAATTCAACCTGATATTTGTAATCTATCCCATCATGTTTTGAATCTGTTTCAAAGTGAGTATAGCCAAATCCTGATCGAAAGTTAATGAAATTATTCTGAGCAAAAGTAAATAACAACATGGAGTCAAAACATTTGATATCTTTTTCTTCCTTTCCTAAATTATAATTTAAATATGATGGTTCCAAGGCTAATCTGCAATACCTGAAAGATGTATTTATTTGATAATCGGTAATATCTTCGTCAATATAATGAGTTGAAAAAGATAAATTTGCCATCCATTCTCGTCCAACTTCATCCAAAAATCCATTACTATCTTCAAAGGGATAGTTTTGATAATAGTATTTATCTGGATAATCCTCTTCAAGTATGGAAGCTGGAATATAATAAGGTGAAGCAAGAATTACTAATGCTAATGCAACAATAAATGCGGCGATGATAAGTCCGCCTTGATCCTCTTCATCGTCTTCATCAAAATCTCTTACTCGCATTATTCTATCTGTGATAATTCTATTTCCCAGATAATACTTTCCAGCAAAATTCTGCTTCCAGTTGGAATATTTATAATTTTCCCCAGTATTAACGGTATTGATATTCTGGCAATATATTAATATGTTTGGAAAAAGTATTAACAAAGATAATAATATCCTGATCAATAATTTATTATTGCTTTTCATCTTACCTCCAATTTAAAAAATATTTTTTCTTCTTATCCGGTTTACAGGTAACAATATAAGATACATCATTGGCATCTATATCATTTCCAGATTATCCTGGCAGAAAAAGTGATTATATGAACAAATATATTCTCAACTTCATCACCATCATAATGAAAATATTGAACTATTAATTTTGCCCCTTTTTATCTATCTGGTATTTCCTTAAACTTAACTAATTCATATTTTACAATAAAAACCTGATCATTTCTGGCAATTGTTTCTTCAATTGATAAAGTAGGATAAAATGTGATAGATTCCTTATCATTCACCAATAGATAAATTGGAGTCAATTCACCTAATTTTAATACTGGATTATCAAATGGCTTACCATGTGAATAACCGTGTTTGAATAAATTCAATTGAGTACTCGCTAACCCTTTCATTTTAAGTGGATCACAAGTATATAAGGTTGATATCTTCACCTTAGTATCTTCCTTTATGATAAATAAAGTGCATCTTTCAAGTTTACAATCGCTTTGTCCAATCGTTGAAATATGCAAGATATCAACCAGCTTACCTTTTTTATATGTTTCAACATAAAATGCAATACCATAACCTGATTCCATATCACACAAAAACCTGTACTCTTCCAATCCTAATTGTTCAAAGGCATCAGCAATCTCTTCATATGATAATGGTGTACTAACGGTTTCCAGAGTAAACTCATTATTCTGAGCATTTAGCAAAGAAGCTGACAGAAATAAAATAATAATAAATAACTTATTAGACATTTACCACCCCCTGTAAATTAAATCTAAACAATAAATATACTTTTATAATAAATAGGCAAGAAAAAAATAGAAATTAATAACATTTAGCCCGATATAAGCGGTTCTGTATTATTTTTATTCTTAATTTATATTCTATAAAATTGCTATGTATGTCATATAAAATAATTCTTTAACTGGCATTTCAGACAAACAAAATCCACACTGTCCACTTTGTCCACTACGTCCATCCCGTCCACTTCGTCCACTCCGTTTACACAAATCCCCATCCAGCAGTCCTCCGGACTAAACGTATTTCGCACCTGACTTGTTACTTTTAAATTTGGTAACAGGTAATATATTTTATTGACTATAATTCCCAGTTCATTACTTCTTACAGCATAAGATATTGATTAACATGATCAGTAATCTGGTTGGGCAATAGCCAGAAATTTGAAGCACTGAATGATGATGAGCTTCAACATTAAAATTCAGGTTAATAGATTGCTATGATCAAAGGATGTTAAATGCTCCCAAAGGTCTCTATCATTATCCCCGTGTATAATGAACCCGGAATCAATGCTGTGATCAGCAATGTGATGGTACAAAATTATCCTGACTATGAAATACTTGTAATTGATGGTGAAGAATCGGGAAGAACCCTTGGGTTAATCGATAACAAGTCTATCAAGAAATATATTTCCCCACCCGGAAGAGCCAATCAGATGAATTTTGGAGCAGAAAAGGCATCTGGTGATATTCTTCTATTTTTGCATGCAGATACTATTTTGCCTGCTGGAGCTTTAGATAAAGTCTCAGGAATAATAACTGCCGGATACAAAGCAGGCAGTTTTAATCTTCAGATAGACAGCAACAATTTTCTCCTGCGAGAGATCATTTCCAGAACCAGTTCCCTAAGAAGCAGGATCACTCGCCTGCCTTATGGAGATCAGGCATTATTTTTCAGGAGCGAATTCTTTAGAATAATTGGTGGTTTCCCTGCCTTGCCATTGATGGAAGATATTGCCATAATGCAGATCATCAGGAGATTACATAAGAAGATATTTATCCTGCGGGATAGAGTGAAGACTTCAGACAGGCGCTGGCAGGATGAAGGCATGTTTTATGTAATGCTGCGTAATCCTATACTTGCGACACTTTTTATACTTGGAGTTCCTCCTGAGAAATTGAGAAAGTATTACCAATAGAAACATTATGAATTATACTATTATTAAGCATATAAATAAATAAGCTTTTAGGAGGGATCATGGGAGCATATTACAAATCAGAAGATCTTAAGAAGTTTGGCAGCATTACAAGGGTCAATAAAGAACTGGGAGAAAAGTTTTTTGAATATTATGGAAAGGCAATGGCTGCTGGTGCGTTAAGTGAACGGGAAAAAGCTCTAATTGCACTTGCAGTGGCTCACGTTTTGCATTGTCCATATTGCATAGATGCCTATACACAGGCCTGTCTGGAAAAAGGTGCAGATGAAGAACAGATGAATGAAGCCGTACACGTGGGAGCCGCAATGTCGGCGGGTGTTGCCCTGGTTCACAGTACCCAGATGATGAATAAGATTGATGAAACTCTGATATAGTATGAATATAGAATCTCAATTAAAATATTTAGAAGAATCTTCAAACGGGTTTGAACAGACACTATCTAAGCATGAAAAATCAGTATTGCCTTTAAAAGCAATCAGCCTTAAAACATTTCAAGTAAATATAGGGCGGAAATGCAATCAGGCCTGTCGTCACTGTCATGTAAATTCATCTCCGGAATCCACTCTTGAAATGACTTTGGATACGGTTGAGATGTGCCTTGATGTGATCAGGAATGTGCCAGAAATTGAAACCCTTGATCTTACGGGTGGAGCACCGGAAATGAATGCCCATTTCTGTTATTTTGTAACGGAAGCCATAAAAGCAGGAAAACATGTAATTGACCGCTGTAACCTTACAATACTGGAAGAACCCGGTTATGAATATCTCTATGAATTTCTGGCAGCCAATCAAGTGGAAATTGTAGCATCATTACCCCACTTTCGGCCATCTGGTACAGATCGTCAGCGCGGAAGTGGTATTTATGACAAATCTATCATTGCGCTTCAGAAACTTAACAAATTGGGTTATGGTAAAACTTTGCCATTAAACCTGGTATATAACCCCACTGGAATTTTTATCAGTTCTTCACAGGAGCAACTTGAAATGGAGTATAAAAAGCATCTTTTTGATACTCATGGGATTGTCTTTAATAAGCTATATTGCATTAACAATGTTCCGATAAATCGTTTCCTTGAGAGCTTGATCAAGATTGATAAATTTGATGAATACATGGAAATTCTGGTAGATTCTTTCAATTTTTGTACCATTGATAATCTGATGTGCCGATATCAGATATCTGTAGGGTATGACGGTAATTTGTATGATTGCGATTTCAACCAGATGCTGGAACTGCAATCTCAACCTATAGGTCATATCAGTAAGTTTGATGCCGCAAGAATTAAGAATCGTAAAATCCGACTTGCAAATCACTGTTTTGCCTGCACAGCAGGATCAGGATCCAGCTGAGGCGGGGAACTAATGGAATAGTTATTCCATTTGTTAACTGCATGATGTTCAAGAATAGGATTATCTTCTTTGTCAAAGCTCCTCAGCACAGCAAAGTAAAAACACGACTGGCTGCAGCTATAGGTCAGGAAAAGGCATTAAATATCTATATACTTTTACTTAAACATTCCTGGAAAGTCCTCAAAAATACCGCCATTGAAATTCTGGTTGCTTATACTCCCCCTGGTAATTTGCCTTTAATGCAGAAATTATTAGGAGCTGATTGTAGTTATTTGCCCCAAAAGGGAGATGACATAGGCTCTCGCATGGCAAATGCATTTCAGCAGGTTTTTGAGAATGTTACAGAGAGATCTTTGCTTATTGGCAGCGATCTTCCTTGTCTTGATGAAGAAACTATAACAAAAGCTTTTGATGCACTTGCAAACCATGAAGTGGTACTGGGACCTTCAAGTGATGGAGGATATTATCTTATCGGGTTTCAAAAAAAGAGTTTTACCAAAAATGTTTTCGATGAAATAGCCTGGAGCTCAAGCCGGGTTTATAATCAAACGGTTTCCCGGATAAAGGAATTGAATTTATCATTATTCGTATTACCGATAATGCATGATATTGATACTTTGGGCGATCTGAAAACCTATATAGGTAGTGAGGGAAATAGCCCCTTGAAAGATTCCATATTAAGCGTTATGGAAGGAGAAAATCTATGAAAAATATATTATTATTGTTACTGCTCGTGTTTACACTTTTCTTAAATGCCCAGCAGGATATCTATGATAAATGGGATGCAATCTTAAAAGATGACGTAATCGCCATCCAGAGGCAGGGTATACAATTTAATGCAATTGATTATGAGCGTGTGCAGAATGATCCTAATTTTCAGGAAGTAGTCTCTTTGCTGGGAACATTTGATCCTGCATTATTACCAGATAAAAATTCACGTTTGGCTTTTTGGGTAAATGCCTATAACATCGCCGCAGTGAAGATGATCATTGATCATGATATTTCCGGCAGCATTAAGGATATTGGAAATCTTTTTAAACCCGTCTGGGATTACGAAGCGATACTGATCGGAGAAAAATATTATACTCTTAATGAGATCGAGCATGAAATCCTCCGTCCCATGAAACAGCCACTGATGCATTTTGCCATTGTCTGCGCATCACTTTCCTGCCCTGATCTAATGATCGGTGCTTATTATCCGGAAACAATTATCTCTCAAATGGAGCAGAATACTCGTAAGTTTCTCAGAAATGAGACTAAAGGCATGACAATTGATAGCAAAAATACCGTTTATCTTTCCAAGATATTCAAGTGGTTTGAACCTGATTTCAGTGAAGGTATTTCTGAATTTATTAGTACTTATTCAAAACAGGATATCAGTAGATATAAGATCAAGTATTTGAAATATGACTGGCGGGTTAATTCCCTAAAACCAGGGAGCTAAAAATGAAATATGATTATCACATAATTGTAATTGGTGCTGGAAGTGCAGGTTTAACTATTGCCTCCGGTGCTGCCGGACTTGGCGCAAATGTTGCCTTGCTGGAAAACCATAAAATGGGCGGTGACTGCCTTAATTACGGCTGCGTACCCAGTAAAACTTTCCTGCGCTCAGCACATCTGGCAAAAGATATCTCCAGAGCAGCGGAATTTGCTCTGGATGCCAATCTAAATATTCCTGACCTGAAAGCTGTAATGCGAAGGGTAAAAAAGGTGATTGCCGAAATTGAACCTCATGACTCCCGGGAGCGCTATGAATCACTTGGTGTAAAGGTCTTTATGGGTGAAAGCTCATTGATTGATAATCACACAGTAAAAACAGGTGATAAAACAATTACAGGTAAGAAAATCGTGATCGCCACAGGTTCAAAAGCCCGAATTCCTGATTTACCGGGTTTAAATGAGGTCTCCTATCTCACAAACAAAACGATTTTTGATCTGGAAAAATTGCCCACACACCTTATGATTATTGGTGGTGGTCCCATTGGCCTGGAGTTGGGTCAGGGTTTTAGGCATCTGGGTTCACGAGTTACGATAATTGACCGCAATGAGCACTTATTTCCCAAAGATGATCCCGAAGTGTGGGATGTTATGAAAAAAGTCCTCCAGGATGATGGCGTGGAGCTTCTATTGCAGAGCAAAGTGAATGCTGTATCGCAAAAAGATAAAGAAATTACCATTGAGATCAAGACTTCAAAAGGTATTGAATTTATAAGTGGTGATGCTCTGCTGGTTTCATCCGGCAGGATTCCTGATACGGAAGGTTTAGGTCTTGCCAATATAGGCATCAAA
This window of the Candidatus Stygibacter australis genome carries:
- a CDS encoding TIGR04283 family arsenosugar biosynthesis glycosyltransferase, producing the protein MLPKVSIIIPVYNEPGINAVISNVMVQNYPDYEILVIDGEESGRTLGLIDNKSIKKYISPPGRANQMNFGAEKASGDILLFLHADTILPAGALDKVSGIITAGYKAGSFNLQIDSNNFLLREIISRTSSLRSRITRLPYGDQALFFRSEFFRIIGGFPALPLMEDIAIMQIIRRLHKKIFILRDRVKTSDRRWQDEGMFYVMLRNPILATLFILGVPPEKLRKYYQ
- a CDS encoding phage antirepressor KilAC domain-containing protein, whose product is MDIKTYTNGMYNIDTIVVDGDIYFRGDQTGYALGYKNPGKAIRDHCIQDGVRKVNIIIAGDNQLVTYISERNLLRLISSTRLESSIDFEEWIYEEVLPSIRNTCVYATDKMIDKIIDDPELGIRLFTALKEERNNKKPGKELEISAPKIEFYDAITGSKDSVYMYEVAQVLKVKGMGEMKLFKYLRYKSILMHNNEPYQRYMDRGYFECVVSHYTAHGEIKLRLTTKVTPKGQTFIRKILRKDGYDTRN
- a CDS encoding helix-turn-helix domain-containing protein yields the protein MRRLLNSQEAAELLGLSVSKLYKLTMTRQIPHKKVFGRLRFDEQVLEEWLEGNIIEVTTSDELNSKAEGLLEGNHG
- a CDS encoding SDR family oxidoreductase, with amino-acid sequence MKILVLGANGVTGFNVVTQLLRQGIDVKALTRNTEKFDSIKNSEHIEVLKASILEIDNQKLKQYLYEVDAVISCLGHNISFKGIFGKPYTLVVDALIKIVNNINEISKNKTIKIVLMNTTACINKLQNEKFKQNENFVMKIMRFLLPPQRDNELALGYLIDTVGISNKHIEWIAVRPDTLVNEIEVSEYAVYPSPLRSPIFDAGKTSRINVADFMVSLLKDKELWEKWKYKTPVIYNLVSKK
- a CDS encoding sigma 54-interacting transcriptional regulator, whose protein sequence is MGKNLIILSKINHEQQDFISKPQLNGWSYQTDNYFKRLPDYWKFRSRYCLINNTPEITSKYDNIIVLQYTTNQSIPGNYNKYLRKAYDKIRNLDEDTFNKRYDLTNTEFPFKFLDQPEAEQYIEELSIDFNKFKYSFLSNIPDDELEISAMFNDIFNKYATLEKSGMVNDTHFIVNKDYTKVSIRYSLEAAKFGTTFNYINEYSGKNKLIEDDTHANFAHLLSCKSVNSISSISLPDLREKADKLGIFPPKDVTYELRYFIAAISIYYGKGILVTGETGVGKNYFINMVLDSLKVVQDKIITINVSNDSNLFETNFFGHKKGTFTDAMYERAGYLESFRNGFIILDEVGDIPIASQPKFLQFLQDGKYIKLGTDVQSKSNAKFIFATNRDLNEMVKKGSFRKDLYYRINQEEITLEPFSELALKTRNAIIDNLVDTINKELADKSNNNNLAALSPTLWDDIELSPEAKEIISTLYWPGNIRQLKQSLENIFIKSSAKILTGNELNKYIILKNEELIIDCPEDKLQQAKLEYRKKMKEIIEDALEKYDTKKEAAEMLGFNSTQTMLNRINTLNKTLK
- a CDS encoding DUF4386 domain-containing protein, whose amino-acid sequence is MRNISENQMQLLGSITGEMFTAIGIVMLGVLMYAILKSINRDIALIGMGLYIVEAAILAISRIPVYALLQLSKESVTSGYPASLQTLANLCYEAQEFGYTMHMLFFSLGATLFYYLFHRSGYLPKFLSIWGLIAAPLAFFGTLIMLFGYDVPIAVFMPNFPFELTIGVWLLVKGINIEIVPKYL
- the arsS gene encoding arsenosugar biosynthesis radical SAM protein ArsS (Some members of this family are selenoproteins.), which gives rise to MNIESQLKYLEESSNGFEQTLSKHEKSVLPLKAISLKTFQVNIGRKCNQACRHCHVNSSPESTLEMTLDTVEMCLDVIRNVPEIETLDLTGGAPEMNAHFCYFVTEAIKAGKHVIDRCNLTILEEPGYEYLYEFLAANQVEIVASLPHFRPSGTDRQRGSGIYDKSIIALQKLNKLGYGKTLPLNLVYNPTGIFISSSQEQLEMEYKKHLFDTHGIVFNKLYCINNVPINRFLESLIKIDKFDEYMEILVDSFNFCTIDNLMCRYQISVGYDGNLYDCDFNQMLELQSQPIGHISKFDAARIKNRKIRLANHCFACTAGSGSS
- a CDS encoding arsenosugar biosynthesis-associated peroxidase-like protein codes for the protein MGAYYKSEDLKKFGSITRVNKELGEKFFEYYGKAMAAGALSEREKALIALAVAHVLHCPYCIDAYTQACLEKGADEEQMNEAVHVGAAMSAGVALVHSTQMMNKIDETLI